From Pseudanabaena sp. PCC 6802, one genomic window encodes:
- the lepB gene encoding signal peptidase I produces the protein MSSKQPSDRLSDENSVPKSTGDRLKELIVDNLPTVGVAVLLAVGVRWLVAEPRYIPSSSMEPTLQIDDRLIIEKLSYYFRKPARGEIVVFNPPPNPAVEDTSKVYIKRVIGLPGDRISIQNGKVYVNSQALNEPYIAQPPQYDLPAQEPVQCPNCFQPSTIIQDGNLPSFTVPPGKYWVMGDNRNNSQDSHVWGFLPQENIVGRAYLRYWPFDRRTGELITPQY, from the coding sequence ATGTCCTCTAAGCAACCCTCCGATCGGCTCTCAGACGAGAACAGCGTACCCAAATCAACGGGCGATCGGCTTAAAGAGCTGATTGTAGACAATCTCCCGACCGTAGGTGTAGCAGTCTTACTGGCTGTGGGTGTGCGATGGCTGGTAGCGGAGCCGCGCTACATTCCTTCCAGTTCGATGGAGCCAACGTTACAGATTGACGATCGCCTGATCATTGAAAAGTTATCCTACTACTTCCGCAAACCTGCGAGGGGTGAAATCGTTGTGTTTAATCCACCGCCCAATCCCGCTGTAGAAGATACCTCAAAGGTTTATATCAAAAGAGTAATAGGTTTGCCGGGCGATCGCATTTCCATTCAAAACGGTAAGGTTTACGTGAATAGTCAAGCCCTAAACGAGCCGTACATTGCTCAACCACCTCAATACGATTTGCCCGCCCAAGAACCCGTTCAATGCCCTAACTGCTTTCAACCCAGCACCATCATCCAGGATGGCAACCTTCCTAGCTTCACAGTGCCCCCTGGTAAGTATTGGGTAATGGGAGATAATCGGAACAACAGCCAGGACTCTCATGTCTGGGGCTTTTTGCCGCAGGAAAATATTGTTGGACGTGCCTACTTGCGTTACTGGCCCTTCGATCGGCGCACCGGTGAACTAATAACACCACAGTATTAA
- a CDS encoding zinc metallopeptidase, whose product MIFHPSYLILIPGMLLMFWAQSRVQGTYRKYADVRSSMGMTGAEVAKTILRRMGVHNVTVEPVQGELTDHYDPGAKAVRLSEGIFASDSLAAAAVAAHECGHVLQDVQGYKPMNLRAALVPAANIGSNLGPMLVLVGFFLGAAGGIFINIGIALFTAVILFHVVTLPVEFDASSRALKLIDEYGILQGKENQAARAVLNAAAFTYVATALYAVLQLVQLLLLRENR is encoded by the coding sequence ATGATATTTCACCCGTCCTATCTGATTTTGATTCCAGGTATGCTGCTCATGTTTTGGGCACAAAGCCGGGTTCAGGGTACCTATCGTAAATATGCCGATGTCCGTTCCAGTATGGGCATGACTGGTGCCGAAGTGGCAAAAACAATCCTGCGACGCATGGGCGTTCACAATGTCACCGTGGAACCAGTACAGGGCGAACTCACCGATCACTACGATCCAGGTGCTAAAGCTGTTCGCCTGTCTGAAGGTATTTTCGCATCCGACTCCCTTGCCGCCGCCGCCGTGGCAGCCCACGAATGCGGGCACGTCCTGCAAGATGTCCAGGGCTACAAACCTATGAACTTGCGTGCCGCCCTCGTGCCTGCTGCTAATATCGGCTCTAATCTCGGGCCAATGCTGGTATTGGTTGGTTTCTTCCTCGGTGCAGCGGGTGGAATTTTTATCAACATCGGTATTGCCCTGTTCACGGCGGTGATTCTGTTCCATGTAGTCACGCTACCAGTAGAGTTCGATGCCTCTAGCCGCGCCTTGAAACTGATCGATGAGTATGGCATCCTCCAGGGTAAAGAAAATCAGGCAGCCCGTGCAGTGCTTAACGCCGCCGCTTTTACCTATGTCGCTACGGCATTGTATGCGGTCTTGCAATTAGTCCAGCTCTTGCTGTTACGTGAAAACCGCTAA
- the lepB gene encoding signal peptidase I — MTAEQKLEKDKAEKPTSWWHSQRDNIQVIVIALAIAFILRIFVAEPRYIPSGSMIPSLLVNDRIIVDKVSYLFNQPQRGEIVVFYPPQSPAIDDTSQPFIKRIIGLPGDRIRIESGKVFVNDRPLTEAYIAAVPKYDIQALTVPPNAYWVMGDNRNFSNDSHVWGFLPKQNIIGRACLRFWPFDRRFGWLTTPQYGDRYPQP; from the coding sequence ATGACTGCAGAACAAAAACTAGAAAAAGACAAAGCTGAAAAACCAACTTCTTGGTGGCATAGTCAGCGGGACAATATTCAGGTCATTGTCATTGCCCTGGCGATCGCCTTCATTTTACGAATTTTCGTTGCCGAGCCGCGCTACATCCCCTCCGGCTCGATGATACCGAGCCTGCTCGTTAACGATCGCATCATTGTCGATAAAGTCTCCTACCTATTTAACCAACCTCAAAGGGGAGAGATTGTCGTTTTCTACCCTCCCCAATCGCCAGCAATTGACGATACTAGCCAGCCCTTTATCAAACGCATAATTGGGTTACCTGGCGATCGCATCAGGATAGAATCTGGGAAAGTATTTGTTAACGATCGTCCGCTAACAGAAGCATATATCGCCGCTGTCCCGAAGTACGACATTCAAGCTTTGACCGTCCCGCCTAATGCATATTGGGTCATGGGAGATAACCGTAACTTTAGCAATGACTCCCATGTTTGGGGATTTCTGCCCAAGCAAAATATCATCGGTCGTGCCTGCCTCAGATTTTGGCCATTCGATCGGCGCTTTGGTTGGTTAACCACACCTCAATACGGCGATCGCTACCCCCAACCGTAA
- a CDS encoding aspartate kinase — protein sequence MGLIVQKYGGSSVADAERIQAVASRVKRTVEAGHQVLVVVSAMGKTTDGLINLAKAVMQPLDRPEQDDDRDRQDRNDPDRSHQPLVEPAALTPNPRELDMLLATGEQVTISLLTMALQSMGQPAISFTGSQVRVVTEHSHTRARILFVETELIRQHLDLGEVVVVAGFQGVAKDMAAKKVTSEITTLGRGGSDTSAVAIAAALEADLCEIYTDVPGILTTDPRIVPKARMLAEITSDEMLELASMGAKVLHPRSVEIARNFGVKMAVRSSWLDDPGTIVTSSALGNGDRMALEVNRFVDGVLLDRDQAKIALLQVPDRPGIAAQIFQALAAQGINVDLIVQAVQEPKDVNDIAFTVPKQELERAEAVTRSLDLGAKAIVVDDRVAKVSIVGVGIVGRPGIAVQMFTALAEAGINIQMISTSEIKVSCVIDEAGSDRAIAALMSSFNVPDVSDRHGDRASQPTDLPPVRGVALDINRARLAVRQVPDRPGIAAKLLQYLADRRICVDTIIQSQSSQDVNEIAFTVPIGDAAIAETYLKQAASELGCGEAIADREIAKVSIVGSGMMKATGVAATMFDALAQSNINIEMIATSEIKVSCVIAQNVAETALKVVHQAFELEGEKSISVPGAVSR from the coding sequence GTTGGTAGTGGTCTCGGCGATGGGGAAGACCACAGATGGCTTGATTAATCTTGCCAAAGCCGTAATGCAACCGCTAGATCGACCGGAGCAGGACGACGATCGCGATCGCCAGGATCGGAACGACCCGGATCGGTCGCATCAGCCTCTAGTCGAACCAGCAGCACTAACGCCTAACCCGCGCGAACTAGATATGTTGCTTGCCACGGGCGAACAGGTGACCATTTCCCTGCTGACTATGGCGTTGCAATCTATGGGGCAACCAGCCATATCCTTCACGGGCAGTCAAGTTAGAGTTGTAACCGAGCACAGTCACACCCGCGCTCGTATTTTATTTGTAGAAACCGAACTAATCCGCCAGCACCTCGATCTGGGCGAGGTGGTTGTGGTGGCTGGATTTCAGGGTGTCGCCAAGGATATGGCTGCCAAAAAGGTTACTTCCGAAATTACCACTCTAGGACGTGGCGGCTCGGATACCTCAGCCGTGGCGATCGCCGCCGCCCTCGAAGCCGACCTGTGCGAGATCTATACCGATGTACCGGGCATTCTGACCACAGACCCGCGTATCGTGCCCAAGGCTCGGATGCTAGCGGAGATTACCAGCGATGAAATGCTGGAGCTGGCGAGTATGGGTGCCAAGGTGTTGCATCCGCGATCGGTGGAAATTGCCCGTAATTTTGGGGTCAAGATGGCTGTCCGCTCTAGTTGGCTGGACGATCCGGGCACGATCGTGACTTCATCAGCTTTGGGCAATGGCGATCGCATGGCACTGGAGGTAAATCGGTTTGTCGATGGTGTATTGCTCGATCGCGATCAAGCCAAAATAGCGCTGCTCCAGGTGCCAGATCGTCCCGGCATTGCCGCCCAGATATTTCAAGCTTTGGCGGCACAAGGTATCAACGTCGATTTGATCGTCCAGGCCGTACAAGAGCCAAAAGACGTGAACGATATTGCTTTCACCGTACCAAAACAGGAACTAGAGCGGGCGGAAGCAGTTACTCGCAGCCTGGATCTGGGTGCAAAGGCAATTGTGGTGGACGATCGGGTGGCCAAAGTCAGTATTGTGGGTGTCGGAATTGTCGGCAGACCGGGAATTGCAGTACAGATGTTTACGGCTTTGGCTGAAGCTGGTATAAACATCCAAATGATTTCAACATCGGAAATTAAAGTTAGTTGTGTAATTGATGAAGCTGGTAGCGATCGCGCTATTGCGGCTTTGATGTCATCTTTTAACGTGCCCGATGTCAGCGATCGCCACGGCGATCGAGCTAGCCAGCCCACAGATTTACCACCTGTACGCGGTGTAGCCCTGGATATTAACCGCGCCCGTCTGGCAGTACGGCAGGTGCCAGATCGACCTGGCATAGCGGCTAAACTATTACAGTACCTGGCCGATCGCCGTATTTGCGTTGACACGATCATCCAGTCCCAGTCCAGTCAGGACGTGAATGAAATAGCCTTTACCGTGCCTATTGGTGATGCGGCAATCGCTGAAACCTATCTCAAACAAGCTGCGTCAGAGTTGGGGTGTGGCGAGGCGATCGCCGATCGCGAAATTGCCAAAGTCAGTATTGTGGGCTCGGGTATGATGAAAGCAACGGGGGTAGCAGCTACGATGTTCGACGCACTTGCCCAGTCAAACATCAACATCGAAATGATTGCCACCTCTGAAATTAAGGTTAGTTGTGTAATTGCCCAGAATGTCGCCGAGACTGCCTTGAAAGTGGTTCACCAAGCCTTCGAGCTAGAAGGCGAGAAATCGATATCAGTACCGGGAGCGGTATCGAGATAA